In Pseudomonas sp. MYb327, one DNA window encodes the following:
- a CDS encoding amine dehydrogenase large subunit: MRTNRISVQSALGLSLLVLGLNSARADLPADTIGQTTLAFPAEPHRAFVVDVEFDSFVAGRVTVVDPDQKRVLGMVPTGFAAPSTLSHDGKLIYSADIWYSRGTRGTRTDVLTAWDSSTLSPAWEVLIPNKRAESLTQRYGLKTSGDDRFVYVYNFTPSTSVTVVDTQTKAVASEISIPGCVLNYPVGNRRFASLCGDGSLQVVTLNDQGVETARNRTPFFDPNAEKLVERAVNVGDTYYFTTTTGTVRAVDFSGDTPKILPSWSLVTDAEKKAGWAPGGWQLMAVAPKLNRLYVLMHDAHEPMKWEDPSTFIWAYDLKTMKKIATLEAPAPVWSMQATGDDKPLLLGTDVEGGLQIFDLKTNKHTGSMAKVAKTATQVMSY, from the coding sequence ATGCGAACAAACAGGATCTCCGTACAGTCAGCGCTAGGCCTGAGCCTGCTTGTACTCGGTTTGAACAGTGCCCGCGCGGACCTGCCCGCCGACACCATCGGCCAGACCACCTTGGCATTCCCCGCGGAACCGCACCGGGCGTTTGTCGTTGACGTCGAGTTCGACAGTTTTGTCGCCGGCCGTGTCACCGTCGTCGACCCCGACCAAAAACGCGTGCTGGGCATGGTCCCGACCGGTTTTGCCGCGCCTTCGACCCTGAGCCATGACGGCAAGCTGATCTACAGCGCCGACATCTGGTACTCCCGTGGCACCCGTGGCACCCGCACCGACGTGCTGACCGCGTGGGACAGCTCGACCCTGTCGCCGGCCTGGGAAGTGTTGATCCCGAACAAGCGCGCCGAGTCGCTGACCCAGCGCTACGGCCTGAAAACCAGCGGCGATGATCGCTTTGTCTACGTCTACAACTTCACCCCGTCGACCTCGGTGACCGTTGTCGATACCCAGACCAAGGCCGTCGCCTCGGAAATTTCGATTCCTGGCTGCGTGCTCAACTACCCGGTTGGCAATCGTCGTTTCGCCTCGTTGTGCGGCGATGGCAGTCTGCAGGTAGTAACCCTCAACGATCAGGGCGTGGAAACTGCGCGCAACCGCACGCCATTCTTCGACCCGAACGCAGAGAAACTGGTTGAGCGCGCGGTCAACGTCGGCGACACCTACTACTTCACCACCACTACTGGCACCGTGCGCGCCGTGGATTTCTCCGGTGACACACCGAAAATCCTGCCGAGCTGGTCGCTGGTAACCGATGCCGAGAAGAAAGCCGGCTGGGCACCGGGCGGCTGGCAGTTGATGGCCGTCGCGCCGAAGTTGAACCGCTTGTACGTGCTGATGCACGACGCCCACGAACCAATGAAGTGGGAAGACCCGAGCACGTTCATCTGGGCCTATGACCTCAAGACCATGAAGAAAATCGCCACCCTGGAAGCCCCGGCACCGGTGTGGAGCATGCAAGCCACCGGTGACGACAAGCCGCTGTTGCTGGGCACCGACGTTGAAGGTGGTTTGCAGATTTTCGACCTCAAGACCAACAAGCACACCGGCAGCATGGCAAAAGTCGCGAAGACCGCGACTCAGGTCATGAGCTACTAA
- a CDS encoding aromatic ring-hydroxylating dioxygenase subunit alpha, with protein sequence MSTHENRLIATSRSMDQLVQHDRVDVSLYNDPALFEAELEKIFYRTWVWVAHESEVRNSGDFKTATIGRRPVIVVRDKKNNINVLENRCRHRGATVCEKHKGNATGFTCPYHSWSYGLDGKLRALPYPDGYEGILEKSELPLTSLRVESYAGMVFASYNDEIEPLEDFLGGAKHWMDLFMKQGAGYPIKTQGEHKFSFKGNWKIQLENTTDGYHFPIVHKSFMSSVDEETSEMLSFMTDEQAVTHSLGNGHSVMVMVPEHVDLDHDDGTEQLQERFAHVTEELSKTMPPEQVRRIVRSLHGAGFNLNLFPNIAMSMSFFRVLRPVSVTETEIRHVALGMDGGPEIANRERMRIHEHFQGPFGFGSPDDAEAWDRVQRGSYAGVDAPILVNRGLNREITAENGDKVSHATDEGGMRGAYDMWKRMMSQ encoded by the coding sequence ATGAGTACTCATGAAAACCGTCTGATCGCCACATCGCGCAGCATGGACCAACTGGTCCAGCACGACCGCGTTGATGTCTCGCTGTACAACGATCCGGCGCTGTTCGAAGCCGAGCTCGAGAAGATTTTCTACCGCACCTGGGTGTGGGTTGCCCACGAAAGCGAAGTGCGCAACAGCGGCGACTTCAAGACCGCCACCATTGGCCGTCGCCCGGTGATCGTTGTTCGCGACAAGAAGAACAACATCAACGTGCTGGAAAACCGTTGCCGCCACCGTGGCGCCACCGTGTGCGAAAAGCACAAGGGCAACGCCACCGGTTTCACCTGCCCGTACCACAGCTGGTCCTATGGCCTGGACGGTAAATTGCGTGCGCTGCCGTATCCGGATGGCTACGAAGGCATCCTGGAAAAGTCCGAGCTGCCGCTGACCAGCCTGCGCGTTGAAAGCTACGCCGGCATGGTTTTCGCAAGCTACAACGACGAGATCGAGCCGCTGGAAGATTTCCTCGGCGGTGCGAAACACTGGATGGACCTGTTCATGAAGCAGGGCGCCGGTTACCCGATCAAAACCCAGGGCGAACACAAGTTCAGCTTCAAGGGCAACTGGAAGATCCAGCTGGAAAACACCACCGACGGTTACCACTTCCCGATCGTGCACAAGTCGTTCATGTCCTCGGTGGATGAAGAAACCTCGGAAATGCTCTCGTTCATGACCGACGAACAAGCCGTCACTCATTCCCTGGGCAATGGCCACAGCGTGATGGTGATGGTGCCGGAGCACGTCGATCTCGATCACGACGACGGCACCGAACAACTGCAAGAGCGCTTCGCTCACGTTACTGAAGAACTGTCGAAAACCATGCCGCCGGAACAGGTGCGCCGCATCGTGCGTTCGCTGCACGGCGCCGGGTTCAACCTGAACCTGTTCCCGAACATTGCGATGTCGATGTCGTTCTTCCGCGTATTGCGCCCTGTGTCGGTCACCGAAACCGAGATCCGCCACGTGGCCCTCGGCATGGACGGTGGCCCGGAAATCGCCAACCGCGAACGCATGCGCATTCACGAACACTTCCAGGGCCCGTTCGGTTTCGGCAGTCCTGACGACGCCGAAGCCTGGGACCGCGTGCAGCGCGGATCGTACGCCGGTGTCGATGCGCCAATCCTGGTCAACCGCGGACTGAACCGCGAAATCACCGCCGAAAACGGCGACAAGGTCAGCCACGCCACCGACGAGGGCGGCATGCGCGGAGCCTACGACATGTGGAAAAGGATGATGAGCCAATGA
- the feaR gene encoding transcriptional regulator FeaR encodes MITPSAVRNEAFDSWLSQVNQACGRFDARALDTDFYGELAEFRSGAIKLSVVDMAHVHLYRTSKDVSVSSDGHYYAVFQLRGSSQLEQGDNRARLGCGDIALIDASRPSDMTYNDDSRQLSLIMPRQVVERGSHFNAVNCATRIASNSPLAAMANRLVLETRQQEGLDMQESEAVLDALASLLLPGISASENNGDAHERQFRKIIAFIDQHISDEELCPEMIAREVGVSVRGLYRMFSKRGLVVAQYIKHRRLDFCAENLRRSDVEQKLSALCYAWGFSDSSYFSSAFKSRFGVSPGAYRKRYSQI; translated from the coding sequence ATGATTACTCCATCGGCGGTGCGCAATGAGGCGTTCGACAGTTGGCTGAGCCAGGTTAACCAGGCCTGCGGGCGTTTCGATGCCCGCGCGCTGGACACTGATTTTTATGGCGAGCTGGCGGAGTTCCGCAGCGGCGCGATCAAACTCAGCGTCGTCGACATGGCGCACGTGCACCTGTATCGCACCAGCAAGGACGTCAGCGTCAGCAGCGACGGCCATTACTACGCGGTGTTCCAGCTGCGCGGCAGTTCGCAACTGGAGCAGGGCGACAACCGGGCGCGCCTGGGCTGTGGCGACATTGCGCTGATCGACGCCAGTCGCCCGAGCGACATGACCTACAACGACGACTCCCGCCAGTTGTCGCTGATCATGCCGCGCCAGGTGGTGGAGCGTGGATCGCACTTCAATGCGGTCAATTGCGCCACGCGTATCGCGTCCAATAGTCCTCTGGCCGCGATGGCCAATCGTCTGGTGCTGGAAACCCGTCAGCAAGAGGGGTTGGACATGCAGGAAAGCGAAGCCGTGCTCGACGCTCTGGCCAGTCTGTTGTTGCCGGGGATCAGCGCCAGCGAGAACAACGGCGACGCCCATGAACGGCAATTCCGCAAAATCATCGCCTTCATTGATCAGCACATCAGCGACGAAGAACTCTGCCCCGAGATGATTGCCCGTGAGGTGGGAGTGTCGGTGCGCGGGTTGTACCGCATGTTCTCCAAGCGCGGCCTGGTGGTGGCGCAATACATCAAGCACCGGCGCCTGGACTTCTGCGCGGAAAACCTGCGCCGCAGCGATGTCGAGCAGAAACTCTCGGCGCTGTGTTACGCCTGGGGTTTCTCCGATTCCAGCTACTTCTCCTCGGCCTTCAAATCGCGCTTCGGCGTGTCACCCGGCGCCTACCGCAAGCGCTACAGCCAAATCTGA
- a CDS encoding response regulator produces the protein METRKPIVYIVDDDKDLRTSLAWLLESVSVQAQCFAGAEEFLSQYDPKQPACLVLDVRMPETSGFQLQEILNQRGSTLPTIFVSAHGDIPMSVTAMKNGALDFVEKPYNPQQMIDRIQAALKTAVHAQADQEQRQNLQGKLALLTSREREVLMLVIDGKASKVIARELNISVKTVDVHRTKIKEKMGVSSIAMLVREVLHLPTEEPVRH, from the coding sequence ATGGAAACCCGCAAACCGATTGTTTACATCGTTGACGACGACAAAGACCTGCGCACTTCATTGGCCTGGTTGCTGGAGTCCGTCAGCGTCCAGGCGCAGTGCTTTGCCGGCGCCGAAGAATTCCTCAGCCAATACGACCCCAAACAGCCCGCCTGCCTGGTGCTGGACGTGCGCATGCCGGAAACCAGCGGCTTTCAGTTGCAGGAAATCCTCAACCAGCGCGGCAGCACGCTGCCGACCATCTTCGTCTCGGCCCATGGCGACATTCCGATGTCGGTGACGGCGATGAAGAACGGCGCGCTGGACTTCGTCGAAAAGCCCTACAACCCGCAACAGATGATCGACCGCATCCAGGCCGCGCTAAAGACCGCCGTGCACGCTCAGGCTGATCAGGAACAGCGCCAGAACCTGCAAGGCAAGCTCGCCCTGCTGACCAGCCGGGAGCGGGAAGTGCTGATGCTGGTGATCGATGGCAAGGCGAGCAAAGTGATCGCCCGGGAGCTGAACATCAGCGTGAAAACCGTTGACGTGCACCGGACCAAGATCAAGGAAAAAATGGGCGTGAGCAGCATTGCCATGCTGGTGCGCGAAGTGCTGCATTTGCCGACTGAAGAGCCGGTGCGGCACTGA
- a CDS encoding PDR/VanB family oxidoreductase: MMKVKIERIVEEALDIRSFRLVRSDGQPLDTYEPGAHVDLTGPTGVTRQYSLCSPPQDRRAYLVAVKKEPQSRGGSLALHEQVEEGMELEMGAPRNLFRLDPAASEHVLFAAGIGVTPLLSMAYRLAESGQPYRLHYFARSAQYAAFTELLATNFADHVEFHYGVEPGDLDGALSECLDRAGNAAHVYTCGPAPFMNKVVEVAARSRSDDAIHLEHFAADPAANSAPAGSFEVELASSGVVLQVPANTSLVDVLQAHGCDIDTECREGICGTCIVEVLDGLPEHRDNCLSNKEKASNKQICACVSRALSARLVLDI, from the coding sequence ATGATGAAGGTGAAAATCGAAAGGATCGTCGAGGAAGCGCTGGATATCCGTTCCTTTCGCCTCGTGCGCAGTGACGGCCAGCCGCTCGACACCTATGAACCGGGTGCCCACGTCGACCTCACCGGTCCGACCGGCGTAACCCGCCAATATTCCCTGTGCAGCCCGCCGCAGGATCGCCGCGCCTACCTGGTGGCGGTGAAAAAAGAACCGCAATCGCGCGGTGGCTCGCTGGCGTTGCATGAGCAAGTCGAAGAGGGCATGGAACTGGAAATGGGGGCGCCGCGCAACCTGTTCCGCCTCGACCCGGCCGCCTCCGAACATGTGTTGTTCGCTGCCGGTATCGGCGTCACGCCGCTGCTGAGCATGGCCTATCGACTGGCGGAAAGCGGTCAGCCGTATCGCCTGCATTACTTCGCCCGTTCGGCGCAGTACGCCGCGTTTACCGAATTGCTGGCGACTAATTTTGCCGACCACGTGGAATTCCACTACGGCGTCGAACCGGGCGATCTGGATGGCGCGTTGAGCGAGTGCCTGGACCGCGCGGGCAATGCCGCCCACGTCTACACCTGTGGCCCGGCACCGTTCATGAACAAAGTGGTGGAAGTCGCCGCCCGCAGCCGTTCGGATGACGCCATTCACCTGGAACACTTCGCGGCGGACCCAGCGGCCAACAGCGCCCCGGCCGGCAGTTTCGAAGTGGAATTGGCCAGCTCCGGCGTGGTACTGCAAGTACCGGCCAATACCAGCCTGGTCGACGTGCTGCAGGCCCATGGTTGCGACATCGACACCGAGTGTCGCGAAGGCATCTGCGGCACTTGCATCGTCGAAGTGCTCGATGGCTTGCCGGAGCACCGCGACAACTGCCTTTCGAACAAGGAAAAAGCCTCCAACAAGCAGATTTGCGCCTGCGTTTCCCGCGCGCTTTCCGCTCGTCTGGTATTGGACATCTAA
- a CDS encoding nuclear transport factor 2 family protein has product MDQALLQRLATLEGESAVRRLMARYMDLCDVPRAPVEVSELARLFTENALWEGLGTTTAQTFGQHRGRDAVAAFVGGYLPPSDHFKLNLHYLTSESIVVAGGTAQGQWIMQQISTYADGRNELFGTRLNIDFRCVDDVWLIAHFRTQRLFNTELNA; this is encoded by the coding sequence ATGGACCAGGCCTTGCTGCAGCGTCTGGCGACGCTCGAAGGGGAGAGTGCAGTGCGTCGCCTGATGGCGCGCTACATGGACCTGTGCGATGTGCCGCGGGCGCCGGTTGAAGTCAGCGAGTTGGCTCGGTTGTTTACCGAAAATGCGCTCTGGGAAGGCCTGGGCACTACCACCGCGCAGACGTTTGGCCAGCATCGTGGACGTGACGCGGTGGCCGCATTTGTCGGTGGTTACCTGCCGCCGTCGGACCACTTCAAGCTGAACCTGCATTACCTCACCAGCGAGTCGATCGTGGTCGCCGGCGGCACGGCGCAAGGGCAGTGGATCATGCAGCAGATTTCCACCTACGCCGATGGCCGCAACGAGTTGTTCGGCACGCGCCTGAACATCGACTTCCGCTGTGTCGACGATGTCTGGCTGATCGCGCATTTCCGCACGCAACGGCTGTTCAATACGGAGCTGAATGCATGA
- a CDS encoding acyl-CoA dehydrogenase family protein → MLRSAVAEKDPLTVPVEPMVDSSAFAQVLDEVRQRRDEFDAGSHVPRDMIERFKQVGIYRAATPKCFGGDALAPHLFLQMIERISEADGSAGWVASFGSAGVYLAALPRETLAELYADSPDLVFAGGLFPLQPAEAVEGGYQVNGTWKFASGCKGADLLGVGIGAAGGKPRTAVFRPEQVEIVENWDVVGLKGTGSHDLRVSDKRVDERWTFIRGGAATIDEPLFRYPSIAYAAQVLAVVNLGLARAALDEISRMAGGSGITGAPKLSDRAYVRIEIAKAEAKLAAARGFFYSATEQVWNSIVAGNPVTPEQTSLLRLSAIHVSQAGAEVVQSAYSLAGTTAIYLRHPLQRYLRDSMVVTQHAFLSEGLYDGAGSVFLGVPPFPGYI, encoded by the coding sequence ATGCTGCGTTCCGCTGTCGCCGAAAAAGACCCTCTGACCGTCCCGGTCGAACCCATGGTCGATAGCTCTGCCTTTGCGCAAGTGCTGGACGAAGTGCGCCAACGTCGCGACGAGTTCGACGCGGGCTCCCACGTGCCTCGGGACATGATCGAGCGCTTCAAGCAGGTCGGCATCTACCGTGCCGCCACGCCGAAATGCTTCGGCGGTGACGCCCTGGCACCGCACCTGTTCCTGCAAATGATCGAACGCATCTCCGAAGCCGACGGTTCGGCGGGCTGGGTGGCCAGTTTCGGCAGCGCCGGTGTCTACCTGGCGGCTTTACCACGGGAAACCCTGGCCGAACTCTATGCTGATAGCCCGGACCTGGTGTTCGCCGGCGGCTTGTTTCCGCTGCAACCGGCGGAGGCGGTAGAAGGCGGCTATCAGGTCAACGGCACCTGGAAATTCGCCAGCGGCTGTAAAGGCGCGGACCTGCTTGGTGTCGGCATCGGCGCTGCGGGCGGCAAGCCACGCACCGCCGTGTTCCGCCCGGAGCAGGTAGAGATCGTCGAAAACTGGGACGTGGTCGGCCTTAAAGGCACCGGCAGCCATGACCTGCGCGTGAGTGACAAGCGTGTCGACGAACGCTGGACCTTCATTCGCGGCGGGGCTGCGACCATCGACGAGCCGCTGTTCCGCTACCCATCGATTGCCTACGCTGCGCAAGTGCTGGCGGTGGTTAACCTGGGTCTGGCCCGCGCTGCCCTTGATGAAATCAGCCGCATGGCTGGCGGCAGTGGCATCACCGGCGCGCCGAAACTGTCCGATCGCGCTTACGTACGCATCGAAATCGCCAAGGCTGAAGCCAAGCTCGCTGCTGCACGTGGGTTCTTCTACAGCGCCACCGAACAGGTATGGAACTCGATCGTCGCCGGCAATCCGGTGACGCCAGAGCAAACCAGCCTGCTGCGTCTGTCCGCCATCCACGTGTCCCAAGCCGGTGCCGAAGTGGTGCAAAGCGCCTACAGCCTCGCCGGAACCACCGCCATTTACCTGCGCCATCCGCTGCAACGCTACCTGCGTGATTCGATGGTGGTGACCCAGCACGCCTTCCTCAGTGAAGGGCTGTATGACGGCGCTGGCTCGGTGTTCCTCGGCGTACCGCCGTTCCCGGGCTACATCTGA
- a CDS encoding aromatic-ring-hydroxylating dioxygenase subunit beta, which yields MSNHDTLNGFSGPLAQAIEFIWREAELLDHKNYAEWATLWSESGKYIVPIDPDTEDFEATLNYAYDDARMRDLRIERLTAGYSPSAVDAAKTIRTVSRFRLVEAAGDIVEVNSAQLLYAYKRGVHTPFVADLNHRIRFTDGVPSLERKVVRLINSTDSLSALGFLL from the coding sequence ATGAGCAATCACGACACCCTGAACGGTTTTTCCGGCCCGCTGGCCCAGGCCATCGAATTCATCTGGCGCGAAGCCGAACTGCTCGACCACAAGAACTACGCCGAATGGGCGACCTTGTGGAGCGAAAGCGGCAAGTACATCGTGCCGATCGACCCGGACACCGAGGACTTCGAAGCAACGCTGAACTACGCCTACGACGACGCGCGCATGCGTGACCTGCGCATCGAACGCCTGACCGCCGGCTACTCGCCGTCGGCGGTGGACGCGGCGAAAACCATTCGCACGGTCTCGCGTTTCCGTCTCGTGGAAGCGGCCGGCGACATCGTCGAAGTCAATTCGGCGCAGTTGCTGTACGCCTACAAGCGCGGCGTGCATACGCCGTTCGTGGCGGACCTGAATCACCGTATTCGTTTCACCGATGGCGTGCCGTCGCTGGAGCGAAAAGTGGTGCGGCTGATCAACTCCACCGACAGCCTGAGCGCGCTCGGCTTCCTTTTGTGA
- a CDS encoding SDR family NAD(P)-dependent oxidoreductase, giving the protein MSRVALVTGASRGLGECIARRLHAAGYRVGLADVQLDGVQRLALELDSTGASAIAIELDVRSKAAFQQARDLLAERWGGTDVLVNNAGVSKVAALMDITPEEFDESMAINLRGTFVACQVFGAHFAERGFGRIVNIASLAGQNGGTATGAHYAAAKGGVATLTKVFARELAPQGVTVNSISPGPLDLPIVRESVAPERLEQILKMIPSGTLGDPSFIADSVLLLIADNATSVTGACLDVNGGLYMR; this is encoded by the coding sequence ATGAGTCGAGTGGCCCTTGTAACAGGTGCCTCGCGTGGACTGGGCGAGTGCATCGCTCGTCGTCTGCACGCGGCGGGTTATCGCGTTGGCCTGGCCGATGTGCAACTGGATGGCGTGCAACGCCTCGCCCTGGAACTCGATAGCACTGGCGCCAGTGCCATCGCCATCGAGCTCGACGTGCGCAGCAAAGCGGCTTTCCAGCAGGCGCGTGACCTGCTTGCCGAGCGCTGGGGCGGCACCGACGTGCTGGTAAACAACGCCGGCGTGTCGAAAGTCGCGGCGCTGATGGACATCACGCCGGAAGAATTCGACGAGTCGATGGCGATCAACCTGCGCGGCACCTTTGTCGCTTGCCAGGTGTTCGGCGCGCATTTCGCCGAACGTGGCTTTGGTCGCATCGTCAACATCGCTTCCCTGGCCGGACAAAACGGCGGCACCGCCACCGGCGCGCATTACGCGGCGGCCAAGGGCGGCGTGGCGACACTGACCAAGGTCTTCGCCCGCGAACTGGCGCCGCAAGGCGTGACGGTTAACAGCATCTCGCCGGGCCCGCTGGACTTGCCAATCGTGCGTGAATCCGTCGCGCCGGAACGTCTTGAACAGATTCTGAAGATGATTCCGTCCGGCACTCTCGGCGATCCGTCGTTCATCGCCGACAGCGTGTTGCTGTTGATTGCCGACAACGCAACGTCCGTAACCGGCGCGTGCCTGGACGTCAATGGTGGCTTGTACATGCGCTGA
- a CDS encoding PAS domain S-box protein encodes MYLPKPNDFYALIEAMPLCIILHDAHTKEILWANAAALSALGFTLEELTPLKAPDMTRDAPKYRRSVGLRWLEGAARTGQRAIEWCYRSKQGVEILSEAVATLVHLEGRDVLMVQFRDISKEDKVKRDLKRFESRLKAFMQDLAEGVAVLGPEGDIRFISDSATHLLNAEAHKLIGKNFLAWCDDSSRQRLLQQLAIVTPEHSPFSVHYKVQRQDGEWRWHDATCRYIEIEDDLVGHLLLFRDVTEQVQAEEARRVSEQKLEYLARYNAMGEMAVAIAHELSQPLAATRNFIEGAVIRLGNVADTDQGVAWGLQNAVRQIEHASVIIKSVREYVVKLEQSEELIDLNELLRETRYFISLRADPSLVRVEVVTSSEPLRVSCEKVLIGQVILNLAFNAIEEMADLPLKRRLLRIHASADQGVALVRIEDCGRGIQAHAQEKLFDGFFSSKVSGNGIGLALCKNIIGRHRGDIWAQNQEPCGAVFTFSLPLAPAA; translated from the coding sequence ATGTATTTGCCAAAACCGAACGACTTCTATGCGCTGATCGAAGCCATGCCGCTGTGCATCATTCTTCACGATGCGCACACCAAGGAAATTCTCTGGGCCAACGCCGCCGCCCTGTCGGCGCTGGGCTTTACCCTGGAAGAACTCACGCCACTCAAAGCCCCGGACATGACTCGCGATGCGCCGAAGTACCGGCGTTCGGTGGGTTTGCGTTGGCTGGAGGGCGCCGCGCGCACGGGCCAGCGCGCCATCGAATGGTGTTATCGCTCCAAGCAAGGGGTGGAGATTCTTTCCGAGGCGGTGGCGACGCTGGTGCACCTTGAAGGGCGCGATGTGCTGATGGTGCAGTTCCGCGACATTTCCAAGGAAGACAAGGTCAAGCGCGACCTCAAGCGGTTCGAAAGTCGACTGAAGGCATTCATGCAGGATCTGGCCGAAGGCGTGGCCGTGCTCGGTCCCGAAGGGGACATCCGCTTTATCAGCGACTCCGCCACGCACTTGCTCAACGCTGAGGCGCACAAGCTGATCGGCAAGAACTTCCTGGCGTGGTGCGATGACTCGTCGCGCCAGCGCCTTTTGCAGCAACTGGCCATTGTCACGCCAGAGCACTCGCCGTTCAGCGTGCACTACAAAGTCCAACGGCAGGATGGCGAGTGGCGCTGGCATGACGCGACGTGCCGCTACATTGAAATTGAAGACGACCTGGTCGGGCATCTGCTGTTGTTCCGCGATGTCACCGAGCAGGTACAAGCCGAAGAAGCGCGACGGGTGAGCGAGCAGAAACTCGAATACCTGGCGCGCTACAACGCCATGGGTGAAATGGCCGTGGCGATTGCCCATGAACTGAGCCAGCCGTTGGCCGCCACCCGCAACTTCATTGAAGGCGCGGTGATTCGCCTCGGCAACGTGGCAGACACCGATCAAGGCGTCGCGTGGGGATTGCAAAATGCCGTGCGGCAGATCGAACACGCCTCCGTGATCATCAAGAGTGTGCGCGAATACGTGGTGAAGCTGGAGCAAAGCGAAGAGCTGATCGACCTCAACGAGCTGCTGCGCGAAACCCGCTACTTCATCAGCCTGCGCGCCGACCCGAGCCTAGTGCGCGTGGAAGTCGTCACCTCGTCGGAGCCGCTGCGGGTGAGTTGCGAGAAAGTGCTGATCGGTCAGGTGATTCTCAACCTGGCCTTCAATGCAATTGAAGAGATGGCCGATCTGCCGCTTAAACGGCGTTTATTGCGCATCCACGCCAGCGCCGACCAAGGCGTGGCACTGGTGCGCATCGAAGACTGCGGACGCGGTATTCAGGCGCACGCACAAGAGAAGCTATTCGATGGCTTTTTCTCGTCCAAGGTCAGCGGCAACGGCATAGGCCTGGCGTTGTGCAAGAACATCATCGGCCGGCATCGCGGTGATATCTGGGCGCAGAACCAGGAACCCTGTGGCGCCGTGTTTACTTTCTCCCTTCCCCTCGCGCCTGCCGCCTGA
- a CDS encoding amidase, producing MSTFISEFLLGGSGKRVAIKDSIDIAGHPTRSGSRAFADAPAASKNAEVVDSILSAGWQIVGKTNLHELAFGVTGINDWTGTPINPQAPDRVPGGSSSGSASAVAAGLADIAIGTDTGGSVRVPAACCGVAGLKPTYGRVSRVGAHPLESSLDCVGPFARSMDDLIEAMQVICPGFAVQGLPGDGAKVAFLEVACDPHLQASLGAAADRAGWRRSSLHLSEFEAAFAAGLTVINFENWAAFGHLTGKGLIGSDVETRLLAASRTTREELALAESVRARFTQQVDAALEDFAVLLLPTLPTLPPTLSEARAGSKAVAGMTPLVRPFNLSGHPALTVPVELDCGGLKVGLQIVGGKGQDELVCAFGAQLQQSMAGERSTPNHKKKA from the coding sequence ATGAGTACTTTCATCAGCGAATTTCTGCTCGGTGGCAGCGGCAAACGCGTCGCCATCAAAGATTCCATCGACATCGCCGGCCATCCGACCCGTTCGGGCAGCCGCGCGTTTGCCGATGCCCCCGCAGCCAGCAAAAACGCCGAAGTGGTCGACTCGATCCTCAGCGCTGGCTGGCAGATTGTCGGCAAGACCAACCTGCATGAACTGGCCTTCGGCGTCACCGGTATCAACGACTGGACCGGTACGCCGATCAACCCGCAAGCGCCTGATCGGGTGCCGGGCGGGTCGTCCAGCGGTTCGGCATCGGCGGTCGCGGCGGGTCTGGCGGATATCGCCATCGGCACCGACACCGGTGGTTCGGTGCGGGTGCCGGCGGCGTGCTGCGGGGTTGCCGGATTGAAGCCGACTTACGGGCGCGTCAGCCGTGTCGGCGCGCATCCGCTGGAATCGAGCCTCGATTGCGTCGGGCCGTTCGCCAGATCCATGGACGACCTGATCGAGGCGATGCAAGTGATTTGCCCAGGCTTCGCAGTGCAGGGCTTGCCAGGTGACGGCGCCAAGGTGGCCTTCCTCGAAGTGGCTTGCGATCCGCATCTGCAAGCCAGCCTCGGTGCCGCTGCCGACCGCGCCGGATGGCGTCGTAGCAGCCTGCACCTGAGCGAGTTCGAAGCGGCCTTCGCTGCCGGTTTGACCGTGATCAATTTCGAAAACTGGGCCGCGTTCGGTCACCTGACCGGCAAGGGCCTGATCGGTTCGGATGTGGAAACACGTTTGCTCGCGGCCAGCCGCACCACACGCGAAGAGTTGGCCTTGGCCGAATCCGTGCGCGCGCGCTTCACGCAACAGGTGGATGCGGCGCTGGAAGACTTCGCCGTGTTGCTGCTGCCGACGTTGCCGACCTTGCCGCCAACCCTCAGCGAAGCCCGCGCCGGCAGCAAAGCCGTGGCCGGCATGACTCCGCTGGTACGGCCTTTCAACCTCAGCGGCCACCCGGCGCTGACGGTGCCGGTGGAACTCGATTGCGGTGGGCTGAAAGTCGGCCTGCAAATCGTCGGCGGTAAAGGACAGGACGAATTGGTCTGCGCCTTCGGGGCGCAGTTGCAACAAAGCATGGCCGGTGAACGGTCGACCCCAAATCATAAAAAGAAAGCATGA